One window from the genome of Elaeis guineensis isolate ETL-2024a chromosome 5, EG11, whole genome shotgun sequence encodes:
- the LOC105045018 gene encoding uncharacterized protein: MGRKADGLYINSKKFGVVGKPCMKEMLSFLGCLSLNKNNDDKCVRQKDLLLACAEAQRGKPKNPARTINYHLQRLGRDKFL, from the exons ATGGGCCGGAAGGCTGATGGTTTGTACATAAACTCCAAAAAGTTTGGAGTTGTTGGGAAGCCTTGCATGAAGGAGATGCTGTCATTCCTTGGTTGCTTATCTCTGAACAAGAACAATGATGATAAATGTGTCCGGCAGAAAGATCTCTTGCTTGCTTGTGCTGAAGCTCAG AGAGGAAAGCCGAAAAATCCAGCGAGGACCATCAATTACCATTTGCAGCGTCTTGGCAGAGACAAGTTCTTATAG
- the LOC105045017 gene encoding LOW QUALITY PROTEIN: pentatricopeptide repeat-containing protein At4g01990, mitochondrial (The sequence of the model RefSeq protein was modified relative to this genomic sequence to represent the inferred CDS: inserted 1 base in 1 codon), with the protein MPTLLLKRYARIGSPQKPSLRSRLRDRPQNLPLFLQPKSEEPMAKNPIRPLSLVIAVARRLSTASLAAGENPSSLSSALAGDKGGTKEWKPLYRRLSALGGAPEGSVTKTLNKWVREGRPARGXELMKYVKELRKYRRYNHALELMDWMVNTRGMNMSYTNHAIRLDLIAKVRGIESAEEYFFKLPEPAKNERTYGALLNCYCSEKMADKANALYEKMNEMNIASSTLVHNNLMSLYMKLGQPEKVPAQVQEMKEKNIAPDNLTCCILMNSYASLGDIDSVEGVIKEMEEEGEVTLNWSAYSTLAAIYSSAGLVTKAESALKQLEELVDSHDREPFHFLISLYAGTGNLVEVNRIWKSLKTTFPKPTNMSFLTMLQALNKLDDIDSLTQCYEEWESFYVTYDLKLTNLMLGAYLRKGMVKEAEALWARTSEKGAGFDRRTCELFLDCYLKNHNMELALKWLENAVSMVKQDEWKLSQEKVSTFLKCLEEAKDVEGAERFSKSLKVLNCLDTRAYESLLRTYSLARRRDPSLRQRIKDDKIELSSHTKRLLKRVSR; encoded by the exons ATGCCGACTTTACTTTTAAAGAGGTACGCTAGGATTGGTTCTCCACAAAAACCCTCTCTTCGCAGCCGTCTTCGGGATCGCCCTCAAAACCTCCCGCTGTTTCTCCAACCAAAATCGGAGGAGCCCATGGCGAAGAACCCAATCCGGCCACTATCTCTGGTGATAGCGGTGGCCAGAAGGCTGTCCACTGCGTCGCTGGCGGCCGGAGAGAACCCCTCGTCGTTGTCGTCGGCGTTGGCGGGGGACAAAGGAGGGACGAAGGAATGGAAGCCCCTCTACCGTCGGCTCTCGGCGCTGGGCGGAGCGCCGGAAGGAAGCGTAACGAAGACCCTAAACAAGTGGGTGAGGGAGGGGAGGCCGGCGAGGG TCGAGCTCATGAAGTACGTTAAGGAGCTCCGCAAGTACCGACGCTACAACCACGCCCTTGAG CTGATGGATTGGATGGTTAACACGAGAGGAATGAACATGTCCTACACCAACCATGCAATACGCTTGGATCTCATAGCAAAAGTCAGGGGCATCGAATCAGCAGAGGAGTACTTCTTCAAGCTCCCAGAACCTGCCAAGAATGAGCGAACTTATGGAGCCCTCTTAAACTGTTACTGTTCAGAGAAAATGGCAGACAAAGCCAATGCTCTCTATGAGAAGATGAATGAAATGAATATAGCTTCCAGTACTCTGGTCCACAACAACCTAATGTCTCTTTACATGAAGTTAGGCCAGCCCGAAAAGGTCCCTGCCCAGGTACAAGAGATGAAGGAAAAAAATATTGCCCCAGATAATCTTACGTGCTGCATCCTGATGAACAGCTATGCTTCACTTGGTGACATAGACTCTGTTGAAGGAGTTATAAAGGAAATGGAAGAGGAAGGTGAAGTTACACTAAACTGGTCCGCATACAGTACCCTGGCTGCCATTTATAGTTCAGCTGGCCTTGTTACGAAAGCGGAGTCTGCTCTCAAGCAGCTGGAGGAACTTGTAGACAGCCATGACCGGGAGCCTTTTCATTTTCTAATAAGCTTGTATGCAGGGACTGGCAATTTAGTAGAGGTCAATAGGATCTGGAAGTCTCTGAAAACCACCTTTCCGAAGCCCACCAACATGAGCTTTCTCACCATGCTTCAGGCGCTGAATAAACTGGATGATATTGATAGCTTGACACAATGCTACGAGGAGTGGGAGTCATTTTATGTAACCTATGACCTAAAATTGACAAATTTGATGCTAGGAGCTTACTTGAGGAAGGGCATGGTTAAAGAAGCTGAAGCACTTTGGGCAAGGACTTCAGAGAAGGGTGCAGGATTTGACCGAAGGACGTGCGAGTTGTTCTTAGATTGCTACTTGAAGAACCACAATATGGAGTTGGCTCTAAAATGGTTGGAGAATGCAGTTTCAATGGTGAAACAGGATGAGTGGAAGTTAAGTCAAGAGAAAGTTAGCACCTTCTTGAAATGTCTAGAGGAAGCAAAGGATGTGGAGGGTGCAGAGAGGTTCAGCAAGAGTTTGAAGGTACTCAACTGTCTTGATACCAGAGCATATGAATCACTGCTCCGAACTTATTCTCTGGCTCGCAGGAGAGACCCTTCACTTCGTCAAAGGATCAAGGATGATAAGATCGAACTGAGCTCCCACACTAAAAGGTTGCTCAAAAGGGTCTCTAGGTAG